From the genome of Candidatus Hydrogenedentota bacterium:
CCTGCAGTGGCGCGCGCTGGACTCGCTGGCGCCGATCCTGACCTTCGAGTTCCGGCCGATCCTGCTCGCCGCCCTGCTCGACCACCACGGCCACAAGGGACCGGCCGAGATCGCGCAGAAGCGCCGCTTCACCTACCGCTTCGCGGCCTGGCGCGCGCAAC
Proteins encoded in this window:
- a CDS encoding 2-hydroxychromene-2-carboxylate isomerase — protein: MGTERRRAVWYFDFISPFAYLQWRALDSLAPILTFEFRPILLAALLDHHGHKGPAEIAQKRRFTYRFAAWRAQ